ATTCCGACATCTGTTTTCTCACATATATGGTTGATTAACCTTTGTTTCACAGATTTTAGCTGATAATCTTATTGAGCGTCTTCCAATGAACTTAGGAAAGCTTCAGTCTTTAAAGGTTATGACACTCGACGGAAATAAAGTGACCACATTGCCTGATGAATGTGAGTTTCTTGGTCTCAAAATGAAAGGATTGTACTTCAATATGTTGTTGAAACCACCCCTTTACTGCTTTAACCTGAAGGTTCTAACATTAAATTGACCAGTGAAACTTGTTGTGAATTTCAGTGGGCCAGTTGGTGAAACTTGAGAGGCTATCGATATCGGGAAATTTGTTGATTCAGTTGCCTGAAACTATAGGGAGCTTGCGCAATGTGAGTTGCTTATTCTAGTGTTTCACTTACGATTCagtgaattttcagattttGTGACTTTACATGTTTCTTACTGTTTTTTCCTGCTTTAGAGAAATTAAACAAACTTCACTATTTTACCTATTTATTATGATGTCAATCAGTGCTGATATAACAAGTTAGCCAACTGATTAGAATCATAATAGAGTTCAGGGGTTTAGTTGTGAAAGGTCCACTCCAGTTGATTATATCTTGTCCATGCAcctgacaatgatctgatagtTTATTATGAAAAAACACAATACAAAGATAAATTGTAGCTTTTCCGTGTGttctatcaaatatttcacataATGAACCAGTAAAATGGTCCATCACGAGGTTGTTTGATTTTGAATTCGTTGCTTGACTTGATTTTGGATGTAATCTCTATTATTTGATAGCAATAGCTTGTTTTATATGCTGTATATTCTGAAAAAAGTCTTTCAAAACTTTTGACTCTGCAGTTGGTGCTGTTAAATGTATCAAACAACAAAATAAAGTTTCTCCCGGAGTCAATTGGTAGCTGTTACTCGCTGGAGGAGTTTCAAGCCAATGGTACTTTCAGATTTAtctttttgtaatttttttgcaAGACTCGATTCAATTATATGAATTGAATGTCCTAGCAGTACAAAATTTGTGGTTGTGAAATATACCAATACATGAATTCCTGAGAATAGTACAGAATGTAATTAGCCTCCACAGAATGTAATTAGCCTCCAATGGCTTTAATTCTGTACTTAGCCTCCAATGGCTTTAATTCTGTACTTAGCCTCCAATGGCTTTAAGTTGGCATAGACCACCACTCAGTTAGCAACAAATGGAATAGTGTTCATTTGAGGAACTTGTCTGATTGTGTCCATAGCATCTTCTAGTGCTTGGTGTTTATATATGAGTCTCAGTTTCTTAATGATCCATTCATCTCTTTCACATAGATACAATTTATAAGGTGCAAAAGAGAGATTGGTTAGAAGGATGGATGTCTTATACTTCTATCGTTCTCTTCATATgcattattgaattttaatttctaatatatatatatatatatggtacaGAAAATTCTATTGAAGAGCTTCCTGCTTCAGTTTGCAATCTCGTTAATCTAAAGTCACTCTGTTTGGATAATAATGACGTGAAGCAGGTATCAGTTAAACTTGTTTTGTTTTTggtgttatttttttttattgaaatttttGCTTACTTAGTGTCAAGTAAATGATTATTGTGCTTTATTTTGATGCACGTAGTATGTGGTGCCTGTTGCATATTAGATTTATGGTGTGTGAGAATGCTAAAATGACCCAAAATAATCTGtggtggttttttttttttccttttaaaaaaattatatatttgttgcAACCTGAGTAACTTTAATTGAGACTCTTGTTCTAATGTCCCAAAGTTATAACTTTTTCCATGTAATGTCGTCTGGCTAATAATTTGGAGTCTTCCTACTATCAACGGATTTATTAATTAGTGTCCTACACTTCACAGATACCTCCAAACTTATTGAAAGATTGCAAAAGTTTGCAGAATATATCCCTCCATGGAAACCCAATTTCTATGGATCATTTTCAACAGGTTAaaccattaaatattttacacGCCTGTGTTGTACATCTTGTTCTGCAAGCATTCACCATCTTTGTTTTATCTCTTGTTCTTGTCAGATGGAAGGGTTCCCAGAATTCGAGTCTCGGAGGAAAAGAAAGTTTGACAAACAGATTGATTCTAATGTGATTATCAGCTCCAAAGGCCTCGATGAGGGTGTTGACTTGTAAATCTCGCAACTGAAATTTTAGTGAGGTTTGAAAACTCTCacgtaatttttttctttttgttcgAAGTTAACTATCTTCCTGAATACTTACTCCATCATAACATTTTGGTAGCTGTTCTTCGTTCTACTCTGATATTGCTTAGTTCCCAGATGTAAATTTAGTGTATGTTTCTGCAGTTGTGGTATGTCGTGATATTCGGGATTAAGACTCTTCGATATTCAATAACACTCCATCTTTTTATGATCTTTTTCTGCTGCCGCTTATTTATTAGCGTGCCTATATTTCTTAGCTCGTCTCCCCTTGTTCCATTGTCATATGTGATGATGCTCGGGTAGATTGGACGAGCTTGGGTGGGTAATCTACCGAGCACAGAATTCTACTTTCCCTGTAAAGACTTTGACATGATGGAATGAAGATGACCTGGTCTGATCTCCTGGGTGGTCTGGCTTGGTCTGCCCAAGTGCTCTGGCTGGTTGTATTGTATACTTGAAATCTAGCGGAGGAAACTTGTACACCTATGAAATAATAACAATGTTTTCTCAATGTAAGCAACCAAAAagttaaaatgaaaaattactTACTCAAAACTCGATAATAAGAGAAGAAGTATGTTCATCTTGTTCTTAAAAACTTCTATTTTTGGTGGCTTTTCGAAAAGTATAATTTTAATGATTAATGTATAAGCTTCAATATAAATTTCGCAATCAATTTTTAAATaccaagaaaaagaaaatggtatatatgcaaaaataaacatattagcTGCGAAAATGGTTTATGGTATTGTGGGCAATTCCACAacttaaaacaaggataaattaTATCAGTACTTTCTATAcgaattcaaaaataaaaaataaaaatccctCTCtccgtattttaaaaaaagtagaTATCTtacgagacggtctcacgaatttttatctgtgagacgagtcaaccctaccaatattcacaataaaaagtaatactcttagcataaaaaaaattttttttggatgacccaaataagatatctgtatcatAAAATACGATATGTGAGATCATTTCACACAAGATTTTGCTTTTTAAAAAACAGACATAAAACCTCGCACTTAAGTTTTTTAAgagtaaattataaaaaatcctTAATCATACGTTAAACTTAAAGTTCGGTTcatatatcaataaaatttattctGCACAATCTGAtgctcaaattttttttatttccacTCTGTAATTGACATATTTACCAAcccatttttttattattatttcacaACGTaccatataataattttttcatttgtttttgtATTCAAATTAATTCTCCTTTGTTAATTTATACTAATAATAAAgctttaataaaattataatttttattgaatagttaaattttttatttctaatattgtattctttattattttatgatttattattttatgattaatattatattattaatttatttcctatcatttattattgttgtttctaatattatttttattaattgtttGATTATATATTTGAGAACAAAAATAATCGAAATAACGGTTTTGAAATATTTactattaataaattttttcttattattaattattttataatctaattttctatattttttcatatattcgATTCAATTAATAAGATCGAGTGCTTGCCgttttatcaaaagttatagctggtagtaatggtgcaagtcaaatcttttaaaccacacGACATCCCAAGCGTCATGGTTTGATCGCTCTACCCAACATGGACAATTATCGCACATCAACAATCTCTCTCGATAATTGTACTCCTTgtaatcaatgagaatcgaacttATGACCTTAGTTTTGGTATCAATTGTAGAATCGAGTGTCTGCCGCTTTGTCGAAAACTATAGCTGGTGATAATTGTgcaatttaaatcttttaaaccgcacaacagacCAAACACTATGATTTCATCGCTCTACTTAGcgtggacaattattgcacgtcaacatatttaatattttttgtaattaatattataattataattattgatctggataaaaataattattgatcTGGAAtctatttttatcataaaaatatattataatatatttttattagttgtattaatattatattattattttaaaaaaaagatgtGTAATAAGataaatttgttttaattattttagattttgattctAGTTTCAGTAATTATACTATTTTATTGAGATGAGAAAAATGGAAATAATATGTGTATATTAGGATGACTTATtgatgttatttattttttaaaaataaatatgttgtGTAGTTATCGTGAAAtctgatatttatttttaatataaaagtaatttagccaatttttattattaataaaattataatttatttttattagttgtattaatatcacattattattattaaaaaaaattatgtgtaATAAGACaaatttgttttaattattttggaatgtgattttaatttcaataaattatACTAATTTATTgagatgagaaaaatgaaaatatgatatgtaTATTATGATGAccgttatttattttttgaaaaaaacaaaTGTCCTGTAATTATTATGAAATATAGCTAAATACTTAATATGACCTAAAagtatttaatttgatataGCCGATATCTGATTATTCAATATCGATACTCAGTTTTGATGAGAAAATACTCGTTCTTTGAACACTAGCTGAAATAGGTAATcaacatattttttattctGTTTTGCTGACAACTCTTTGAATAAATCCAGAGTTAGTCTGTTATCTTCGGAGAATGTGTTTAGATTAATATAAAAGCCGATATGTTTTGCACACAGAATAAATGTCGACAATTTGGTTCCACTCGAGTTGTTCGACAATTTGGTTCCACTCGAACAAATGACGCTCTTTCAATAGTCTTGTCAGTTCAGTTGACAATAACAAAAATTTTCAGGGATGTTTTTGCAAAAAAACCAAAAATTGTTAGCAGGGGCATTGATGTAATTTCATTCCGATCTTGTTACAGTATCGTCACTAACAATAGCTTTcctatttattaaatatattataagtcaaacaaaataatttttcccCTCTTTTCGATCCCCTGTATTCTTCCCTCAATTTCACCTATTTTTCTCTTCTAAATCTTGAAATTGAGAGCATATCCTTTCAATTCGGTTGTTTATCTTTGTATTGATACCACATTTACCTTCCTTCGTTTATGGAATTGAAATCTAGGGTTAGGGTTTGTAGTCGTTCTATTCAAGATGGATCTTGTCGAATTAAGCTGTGATTTGCGCAGATCGTCCCGTATTTCTTTGTTTTTTCACGGCTTCCTAATTTTTTGCTGAATTTtggaaaattataaaaaaatatcatcatcATTCTTTcgtgattttattgttttgtattttgatttCAATTTTTCTGATAGTTTCTTGGATCTTCGAAACCAAGTTTTTCGATTTTTGGTAAAGTTTTGCGGATTGATTTGTTTGTGTCTGTAATTTGGGGATCTAgggtttgtttgtttttttaaaataaaatttatctggagaatttttttaattggatCGGCAGCAAGAAAATTGCTTCGGTGCTTAATAGTTTTGCCAAGTCCATTGATATACGATCAGCAATTTACGGGTCAGCTGTTCCGTTTGATTCTAAGATTCTATTATTTAGAGGtatgtaaatatttttttagaaattttgttaaatttttccggctgattttgaattttctttgCTTAGAGGAGCTTAATTTTTCAAGTTCTGTGATGACATAAAATAAAGATTCAAAGTTTAATGACGACATCACCTTACTTGATGCATGACCTTATCTTGCTTTTTGGTGGAGCCCAACTAACATTTATTTACTATTCTTGATATGTAGCATGGTCGTGGGATAAAAATCTGGAGTGCTGGTATCCCAGGTTTCAAATTGCAAATGCTGTGAACAAATTTAGACATGCACCACTAATCTGCCTATGCTTGACATGAAATAATAGAACATAATTCTAAAACAAAACATCCGAGCTGTAGTTGCCCATATTCCAAATAGTATTACGGATTATATTCCATGcatcatgaaagaaaatatggcTAGGCATTTGGACCTGGAATTCTAATTCTTAGTGGATGCTtgctatttttatttgattgacTCTGTTAGAAGTGTTACTGAACTGCAAATTTTTCCTATTAGTTTGAAATACTAAATTTTCAGTTGAAACTTATCGATTTTCATCATTATTATTCAGAGGTGTAACCCTTTTTAGAGGTCTAGTACTTGCTGGTGGGATATCATTTATTGCCGAAATAATTTTCCGAGCATTCTGGAATCAGTAGGAATTTTCTCTATGGAGATGTTTAATGATTTTAATTCCATTATAGAAATCCGATAATTGGGTATCCTGGCTGGATCTATGCTGTGATGGCCTAATAAAATGTTTCTGAGCAAACCGTGAATTATTAAGTACTTTCTTGTATGAGTTTCTAATACTTTCTTGTATGAGTTTCCAATTAAAGGGTCCGCTTTTCGTCATTGCTTAATTTAGAATTTCCTATCATGCTTTAGATTATATGTCAAGATTCATGCAAAATTACTTTACCTTGGCATAGCTGAAGCAGAATGGGGGGAAGAGATTTTATTTTCTGTTGTAGTTTGTATTCCTTTTCTGTTTTCTTTTACGTTATCTGTGAAAGTTGCATAAAGTGTTTAGTCTCTTCAGAGCTGCATATatgttcaattttatttttatttttatttttattttctgtttagTCTTGTGGTGAATTTTCTTCTCTG
This window of the Primulina tabacum isolate GXHZ01 chromosome 12, ASM2559414v2, whole genome shotgun sequence genome carries:
- the LOC142521411 gene encoding plant intracellular Ras-group-related LRR protein 7-like is translated as MGCCSSKNADSRESRVARWRSTGIVALRDSKLKTFPDEVINLERSVRTLDLTHNRLVDVPMEISKLINLQRLILADNLIERLPMNLGKLQSLKVMTLDGNKVTTLPDELGQLVKLERLSISGNLLIQLPETIGSLRNLVLLNVSNNKIKFLPESIGSCYSLEEFQANENSIEELPASVCNLVNLKSLCLDNNDVKQIPPNLLKDCKSLQNISLHGNPISMDHFQQMEGFPEFESRRKRKFDKQIDSNVIISSKGLDEGVDL